The following are encoded together in the Girardinichthys multiradiatus isolate DD_20200921_A chromosome X, DD_fGirMul_XY1, whole genome shotgun sequence genome:
- the LOC124863119 gene encoding uncharacterized protein LOC124863119 yields MDVEQHETCGETKSAINTWRYRHHFTYKADQGKNIIVQCNLCLPRVNLLSTSKTSTSNLKKHLDRTHLGCEARPDAKRGRKKEEYNGEESRHCQLKKLKAEIISKCLTQSKIDDLIFSFIVEDCQSFYVLEQPGFKKLVTGLTEGLKIMDRVTLFTKVDHGLSRMREEMLAKLSCIQYVCTTADIWTANDRSFFGMTCHWIDTESLERKSAALGFPRLQGRITYDSIAGRIHDTHVAYNIESKVQTTVTDNASPFVSVFREFAPDSQERDDDFGFFENVSTILEGEPEQDMLLFLPPVQHCASHTLEQIVTEDFWQAISQGPMCQLHYSSMTKVFSIWSKCHHLQVGMGAAEEIGKMALVVPAVIRWNVEYCAVQRIVSLSERELTELCARLEVARLQAEEMAFLKEYVTVFHPLAFALELFQAEQKCYLGLVIPTVLSLKNKLNEQKDAANYFSDVINTIVVAIDVRFQEFFSSTEAKIATATTPQFRLWWMAASEREEMCSLLATEASQMVPCDVAEANTSHILSTIESEDDFFSYGSAKTSTQIQQRGVMEEIRKYVEGTGKSLECLQDFPRVKQLFLKYNTTLPSSAPVQRLFSQKGNLMTSQRNFLTDDYFERIQLLRYNSNVCPLITE; encoded by the exons ATGGATGTGGAGCAGCATGAGACCTGCGGAGAGACTAAATCGGCCATTAACACTTGGCGTTATCGCCACCATTTCACGTACAAGGCTGATCAGGGGAAAAATATAATCGTCCAATGTAATCTGTGCCTGCCGAGGGTCAATCTGTTGTCCACGTCGAAAACGTCCACGTCAAACCTAAAGAAGCATTTAGAC AGAACACATCTGGGCTGTGAGGCCAGGCCGGATGcaaagagagggagaaagaaggaGGAGTACAATGGAGAGGAAAGCAGACACTGTCAGCTGAAAAAACTGAAAGCAGAGATCATCTCCAAATGCCTGACGCAGTCCAAGATTGATGATCTCATATTCAGTTTCATTGTGGAGGATTGTCAGTCTTTCTACGTGCTGGAGCAGCCTGGTTTCAAGAAGCTGGTCACAGGTTTGACAGAGGGGCTAAAGATCATGGACAGGGTGACCCTGTTCACAAAAGTGGACCATGGCCTTTCCAGAATGCGGGAGGAGATGCTGGCGAAGCTCAGCTGCATCCAATACGTGTGCACCACAGCAGACATCTGGACGGCAAACGACAGAAGCTTCTTTGGCATGACGTGCCACTGGATCGACACGGAGTCTCTGGAGAGGAAGTCTGCTGCTCTGGGGTTCCCGCGGCTGCAGGGTAGGATCACGTATGACTCCATCGCTGGGCGGATACATGACACCCATGTAGCCTACAACATCGAAAGTAAAGTCCAGACCACGGTCACTGACAATGCCAGTCCTTTCGTCAGCGTCTTCAGAGAGTTTGCCCCGGACAGTCAGGAGAGGGATGATGACTTTGGGTTTTTTGAGAATGTGAGCACCATATTGGAGGGTGAGCCAGAGCAGGACATGCTCTTGTTCCTACCCCCTGTGCAGCACTGTGCATCACACACCCTTGAACAGATCGTCACTGAGGACTTTTGGCAGGCTATCTCGCAGGGGCCCATGTGTCAGCTGCATTACAGTTCCATGACCAAGGTGTTCTCCATATGGAGCAAATGCCATCATCTCCAGGTCGGGATGGGGGCAGCGGAGGAGATTGGAAAGATGGCGCTGGTTGTCCCAGCTGTTATCCGTTGGAACGTGGAGTACTGTGCTGTGCAGAGGATCGTCTCCCTTAGTGAGCGGGAGCTGACGGAGCTCTGTGCCCGTCTGGAGGTTGCACGCTTGCAGGCGGAGGAAATGGCCTTCCTGAAAGAATATGTGACTGTGTTCCACCCTCTTGCATTTGCACTCGAACTTTTTCAAGCGGAGCAGAAGTGTTACCTTGGTCTCGTCATCCCAACCGTCTTAAGCTTGAAGAACAAGCTAAATGAGCAGAAGGATGCAGCCAATTACTTTAGCGATGTCATCAACACCATTGTTGTGGCGATCGATGTTCGATTTCAGGAGTTTTTCTCCAGCACAGAGGCAAAGATCGCCACGGCAACGACCCCTCAGTTCCGCCTGTGGTGGATGGCGGCCTCCGAGAGGGAGGAGATGTGCTCTCTACTGGCCACCGAGGCTTCCCAGATGGTTCCCTGCGACGTAGCCGAGGCCAACACCAGCCACATCCTGTCCACAATAGAATCCGAGGACGACTTTTTCAGCTACGGGTCTGCAAAGACTTCCACTCAGATCCAGCAGCGAGGGGTGATGGAGGAGATCCGCAAGTACGTTGAGGGAACAGGGAAAAGCCTTGAGTGTCTGCAGGATTTCCCCAGAGTGAAGCAGCTTTTTCTCAAATACAACACCACCCTGCCTTCATCGGCCCCCGTCCAGCGGCTCTTCAGCCAGAAGGGCAACCTCATGACCTCACAGAGAAACTTTCTAACAGACGACTACTTTGAACGCATTCAGCTTTTAAGATACAACAGCAACGTATGTCCTTTGATAACAGAATGA
- the LOC124863521 gene encoding aminoacyl tRNA synthase complex-interacting multifunctional protein 2-like isoform X1 produces MSMYQVKPVCSDIKIDLPTCMYKLPNIHTRQGNSCSSDHALQNGDVDPAVKALEARQDEILRKLYELKAAVEGLAKTVTTPDADLDVTVSSSLSSQSSSCAIFKGTTNLDALLGEDLGALRDIVINANPAQPPLTLLVLHGLLCQHYRVLSTVHVHSSVSSVPPQLLSCLGPKHADSYARHMFQLGFTLIWKDVPKLEMKFSICNMCPIEGEANAARFLFKLLAPYPSDTALATLVDSWVDTGFYQLADGSTKERAAVLRALNSALGRGPWVSGPEFSLADIACYCCLLQNGSASSIAANVQGWMKSCENLGHFGPAKLLLK; encoded by the exons ATGTCCATGTACCAGGTAAAGCCCGTCTGTTCGGACATAAAGATTGATTTGCCCACCTGCATGTACAAGTTACCAAATATCCACACGAGGCAAGGGAACAGCTGCAGCTCGGACCATGCGCttcag AATGGCGACGTGGACCCAGCAGTCAAGGCTCTGGAGGCCCGTCAGGATGAAATCCTGAGAAAGCTGTACGAGCTGAAAGCAGCCGTGGAAGGCCTCGCCAAGACCGTGACGACCCCAGATGCAGATCTGGATGTGACGGTCAGCAGCAGCCTCTCCTCACAAAGCTCCAGCTGTGCCATCTTTAAAGGAACCACAAACCTGGATGCACTCCTGGGGGAG GACCTGGGGGCTCTCCGTGACATCGTCATAAATGCAAACCCTGCGCAGCCACCCCTCACCCTGCTGGTTCTCCATGGCCTGCTCTGTCAGCACTACAGGGTGCTCTCTACTGTCCACGTCCACTCTTCAGTAAGCAGTGTGCCGCCACAGCTCTTGTCCTGCCTTGGTCCCAAACACGCAGACAGCTATGCTCGCCATATGTTCCAGCTGGGCTTCACACTCATATGGAAGGATG TTCCCAAACTGGAAATGAAGTTCAGCATCTGCAACATGTGTCCCATTGAAGGCGAGGCCAATGCGGCACGCTTTCTCTTTAAGCTACTTGCTCCCTATCCCAGTGACACTGCTCTGGCCACGCTGGTAGACAGCTGGGTGGACACGGGATTCTACCAGCTGGCAGACGGCAGCACCAAGGAGCGAGCTGCTGTCCTTCGGGCCCTCAACTCCGCTCTGGGTCGCGGACCCTGGGTGTCCGGACCGGAGTTCTCCCTTGCTGATATCGCCTGCTACTGCTGTTTGTTGCAGAACGGCTCAGCATCCTCCATTGCTGCTAACGTTCAAGGCTGGATGAAGTCTTGCGAGAACCTTGGCCACTTTGGCCCTGCCAAGCTCCTCCTAAAGTGA
- the LOC124863521 gene encoding aminoacyl tRNA synthase complex-interacting multifunctional protein 2-like isoform X2 has product MSMYQNGDVDPAVKALEARQDEILRKLYELKAAVEGLAKTVTTPDADLDVTVSSSLSSQSSSCAIFKGTTNLDALLGEDLGALRDIVINANPAQPPLTLLVLHGLLCQHYRVLSTVHVHSSVSSVPPQLLSCLGPKHADSYARHMFQLGFTLIWKDVPKLEMKFSICNMCPIEGEANAARFLFKLLAPYPSDTALATLVDSWVDTGFYQLADGSTKERAAVLRALNSALGRGPWVSGPEFSLADIACYCCLLQNGSASSIAANVQGWMKSCENLGHFGPAKLLLK; this is encoded by the exons ATGTCCATGTACCAG AATGGCGACGTGGACCCAGCAGTCAAGGCTCTGGAGGCCCGTCAGGATGAAATCCTGAGAAAGCTGTACGAGCTGAAAGCAGCCGTGGAAGGCCTCGCCAAGACCGTGACGACCCCAGATGCAGATCTGGATGTGACGGTCAGCAGCAGCCTCTCCTCACAAAGCTCCAGCTGTGCCATCTTTAAAGGAACCACAAACCTGGATGCACTCCTGGGGGAG GACCTGGGGGCTCTCCGTGACATCGTCATAAATGCAAACCCTGCGCAGCCACCCCTCACCCTGCTGGTTCTCCATGGCCTGCTCTGTCAGCACTACAGGGTGCTCTCTACTGTCCACGTCCACTCTTCAGTAAGCAGTGTGCCGCCACAGCTCTTGTCCTGCCTTGGTCCCAAACACGCAGACAGCTATGCTCGCCATATGTTCCAGCTGGGCTTCACACTCATATGGAAGGATG TTCCCAAACTGGAAATGAAGTTCAGCATCTGCAACATGTGTCCCATTGAAGGCGAGGCCAATGCGGCACGCTTTCTCTTTAAGCTACTTGCTCCCTATCCCAGTGACACTGCTCTGGCCACGCTGGTAGACAGCTGGGTGGACACGGGATTCTACCAGCTGGCAGACGGCAGCACCAAGGAGCGAGCTGCTGTCCTTCGGGCCCTCAACTCCGCTCTGGGTCGCGGACCCTGGGTGTCCGGACCGGAGTTCTCCCTTGCTGATATCGCCTGCTACTGCTGTTTGTTGCAGAACGGCTCAGCATCCTCCATTGCTGCTAACGTTCAAGGCTGGATGAAGTCTTGCGAGAACCTTGGCCACTTTGGCCCTGCCAAGCTCCTCCTAAAGTGA